Below is a window of Limibacillus halophilus DNA.
AGCTTGCCGATGTTCTCGACCGTACCGTTGGATTCAACACTGGCGCCCACTACGCCCCAGGTCACACCATCCGGGCTCAAAAAATCGATTTGGGGGTCGGTGATGACCAGAGCGGTGTTTGCCAGATTTACGTCGACATCGGTCTGCGGCAGCGCTGGTTCGGCAGGGTCGGCATAGGCCCCCTCACCCGCCGCCTCGGCGACTCCGATGCCGCCGGAAAGGCCGACACCGGCTGCGACCGCGGCAGCGGCGCCACCTCCCATCAACAGCTTCCTGCGGCTTTCATGAATCTCCTCGCTATCAGGCGCAGACCCTTCATTGTGATGATCGCAACATTTCATTTCTAATCCCTCCAATTCATCGACAGGCCGGATGCGTCATTGCACCACGCTTCTGCAACGCAGCTTCGGGGTAACGGCGAGCCCTTAGGTCGTTCATTTGTGCCTTATCGTCCAGTTTGATGTTGGCGCAACTGCCATGCGGGTGTATGCATCCTTGGGAGCTTTAGAATCCTTGAAGGCCTTTTGATGCTGCTGAACAACCTGCTTGATGCGACCGAGGTAACCGTGGAGCCCTTCGCGATCTGCGAGGTCGAGACGGGTGCCGCGCTAGACCTTGGCGCGCACGCGGTGCCGACGATCCATTATCTGCTGCAAGGTTCGGCCGAGATTAGCTTTACGCAGGATCGTCGTTTGCTGCTGCATCCCGGCACGGTCGCTATCATCCCCGCGCACTGGCACCAGCACATGACCGCGCGCTGGACCGACGAAGCGCTAACGTTGACCGGCGAGCCGATTGCCTCGGGCGTAAACAGCAACTGTTGTCGTGACCTCGACCCAAGTTGGCGGCACCATCTGGTGCTTCGCGAAACGCATGACCCGCTTGGCCAGGAAGCCACCGGTCAACCCCGCACGGTCATGGCCTGCAGCCTGCTGCGCGCAAGCTTTTGCGCCGGGACAGGACTGTTTGATTATCTCGACGAGCCAATAATCGCACATGCGCTGCCGAACGATCCCCTCGGCTGGACGCTGAACCGGCTGCTGGAAGAACTGGCGACCCCCCGGCCTGGCAGCCTGGCTAGTGCCCGTGTCCTGCTGAAGGAGAGTCTGATCCTGCTGCTACGCGGGCACTGCAAGGAGGAGGACTGCCGCCTCCCCTGGCTGGCAGCGCTGGAGGACGAGCGTTTGGCGAGATCGCTCCTGGCGATGACCAACGATCCCACCGCGCCGCATGATCTGGAGAGCTTGGCGGCTCTCGCGGGCATGAGCCGGTCCAGTTTTGCCCAGCGCTTCTCGGACGCTTTTGGCCGCGGCGCAATCGACCTACTGATTGAGCTGCGTCTGAAACATGCAGCCCAACTTCTGAGCGGCAGCCGCCTGCCCATTGACCGGATCGCGCAGAAAGTCGGCTATCAAAGCCGAAGCTACTTCACGCGCGCTTTTCAAACGCGTTTCAAGATAGCGCCGGGAGCGTATCGGCGGCGGAGCCGCCAGGTCGCGAAGTAACACACCGCTTGTTTACTTCCCACCCCCTTGACCTCCGAGACCAAGTGCACGCAAGAATGCCGTCGGCCTTCATGGTGAAGGCCCGACCAGACGAAGACCAAGACCGAAAGGGATAGATTTGATGGCAGCAGAGGTCCAAAAATTCACTCTTGCACCTGCTGGACCAGGTAGCAGCCGGGAGTTATTCGCCCTTTTCTACGGGAAGAGGAACGCGCGAAAAAAGGCCTATATTCAGGCTGCCATCCACGCAGACGAAACACCTGCGCTGCTGGTTGCTCATCACCTGCGCCGGCTTCTCGATCAAGCCGCGGGCAAAGGCCGGATTCTGGGACAAGTCGTCTTGGTGCCCTTCGCCAACCCGATCGGCCTTTCACAGATCGTCAATGACGAACTGTCAGGACGCTATGAAGTAGGCGGCAAGGGCAATTTCAATCGCAACTGGCCGGACCTCTTCGCGGTTGTGGAAAAGCGGCTCGACGGCTTGATCGGTGAGGACCCCGTCACTAACCAGAAGGTTTTTCGCACGGCAGTGGTCACATGGCTCAACGACTGGAAACCGAATAGCGAGATGGAGACTTGGCGCAAGACGCTGCTCGGTCTGGCCTATGATGCCGATATCGTACTCGACCTTCATTGCGACGACGACGCCTTGATGCACCTCTTTATCGCGCCACAATCCTGGCCGGATGCCGCCGACCTTGCGGCGGATCTTGGCTGTGCTGCGGTCATGACGGCAGAAGATTCGGGCGGCGGTTCGTTTGACGAATGTTTCTCTGCTCCTTGGACCAAACTGGCGCGTGCCTTCCCGGATGCGAACATTCCGGCGCCACCGCTATCGGCAACCGTCGAGCTTCGCGGCAGGCCCGATGTGGACGACGCCACCGCCGAAAAAGACGCCTTGGCAATATTCAAGGCGCTACAGCGCCGCGGAATTATCGACGGTGAAGCGCCACCGCCCGCCAAGCCCATCTGCGACGCCACCGATTTGCGCGCAACCGAAATTCTGCGCGCGCCAATGGCGGGGGTTGTGTCCTATAAAGCAGCGCTTGGGCAACAGATCAAAGCTGGCGATCTGATCGCTGAGATCGTCGATCCGGCGGCCGATACCTTGGGACGAGCGAGGGTGCCGCTACACGCCGGGACAAACGGCGTTCTTTTGTCCAAACGCCAGCACAAGTGGGTCGTTCCGGGCTTTTCGATTGCGAAGATTGTTGGCGAGGAAATCCTCGAGGATCGGGTCGGTGTCTTGCTGGAAAATCGCTGACCAGCTCTCAGACCTCGCCGCGCTCCTCGCGACGGGCCTGCTGCAAAGTGCGGTGGTAGGCAACCATCACCTCGTGTTCGTGGACAAAACCCAGGAAGCGCTGTTCCTCGCGATCGAAGACGACGGGAAGATGCACTTCGCCGCTGGCGCCGAAGGCCTGCACAGCGGTTTGCAGATCGTCGCGGGCCGTCAAGAGGTACCCCGCCTTATGCATTGTATCCTGGGCCACCATGATTTCATCACTGGAGGAATCGAAGGCTAACTCCGCCAAATCCGGGAAGGAAATCAGACCAACCAGACGTTCATCGTCATCGACAACGGCCAGCAAACTCCAGGGGGCCGCCGCCAGCTTGCGCCGCACCTCGGCTAAGGGTGTGCTAGGATCCACGCTCTCGACCGCTTTGTCGGTGAAGCCCGAGACCTCCAGGGCGCGCAGCAAACCGACCTCGCGACCGCCTGCGAGGCTGATGCCGCGCCGCTCCAGCTGCCATTGGAAGAAACTCTTGCCAAAAAGCTGCTGCGTGATGATCGAGGCGATCGCCGTGGCAATCATCACGGCGATGGTCAACGCGTAGTCGTTGGTCATCTCAAAAATGATCAAGACCGTCGAGATCGGCGCGCCAAGCACTGCGCCGGAAACAGCGCCCATTCCAACTATCGTGTAGGCCCCATGACCGGACGATAGATCGGGAAAGACGCTGGTCGCCAGCACACCGAACGCACCTCCCACCATGGCGCCCAAGAACAGCGACGGCGAGAAAATTCCCCCGCCGAAGCCAGAACCTAACGAAAGCGCGGTGGCCAGGGTCTTCATCAGAATAAGCGCAAAGAGCAGCCATAACGGCAGGGTTTCCGACAGCGCGGCATCGGTCGCGCCATATCCGACCCCCAAGACTTGGGGAAAGACCAATGCGATACAGCCCACGGCCAGGCCGCCGATCGCCGGACGCGCCCACGACGGCACTTTTGGGAACCGCAACCAAGTATCCTCGACGGCCATGATGGAACGCATGAATAAGATCGCGGCAATGGCGCTGATGATGCCTAGCAACGCAAACGCCGGAAACTCGAAGAAGGAAGTGATCTCCCGCGTCGCCGGCAGCACAAAGGCCGGAAAATCGCCGAAGTACATGCGGCTGACCATCGTACCCAAGACGCTGGCAACGACGACCGGCGCGAAAGCCGACAACGCATAATGGCCAACAACAACCTCCAGCGCGAAGAACACGCCGGCGATAGGTGCATTGAAGGACGCCGCGACCGCAGCGGCGACACCGCAGCCGAGCAACGTCCGGCTCATGGCGCGTCCCAGATGGAGGCGGTTGGCGAAGAACGAACCGATGCTGGCTCCAAGATGCACAACCGGGCCTTCACGACCCACAGAGCCTCCGCACCCAATGGACAAGGCATTGACTACCGCAGCCTTCAAACCGACGATCGATGACATGCGGCCGCCGCGAAAAGCGCTGGCTTCGATGACCTGTGACACAGCCTGCGGTTGCTGGCGGCCGGGCATGAAATGATAAACAAACAGCCCGATGATCAAGCCGCCGAGCATCGGCGACAGCAGTATCCGCCACCAGGGCACAGCATCGATAGCGGCCAGGAGGTTCTCGCCGCGAACCGAAAGCGCTAACCACTGGAAGAAATCAATTCCAAGACGAAAGCCGATTCCGGCCAATCCCCCCGCCAGTCCGACTAGGATCGATAACAAGAACAGCTTTAGATGCGGCGACTGCAGGGCACGGCGGGTCCGATACCACCGCAGCGCCAGTATACGGCGTTGACGCCGCAGGCGACGCCCAAGATCAAAGTCGGCTATTGAAATCATCCCCGCGTCCTCTGGTTCGTCCATCGGATTAAACGCTTTCCGGCGATGGTATGAAACCCCCTGGAACGCGCGGCGCATCACCCGTTGTCGGATAAACCAATGCAATGCTAGCGTCTGCGTTTTCCGAATCCAGCCTGAAAGCAAAGCGCCCATGACCTCATCACCGAAGATCCGATTCGCACGTAGGGAAGATGCAGCGGTCATCGCTGATTTGGTCACTGAACTGGCGCGCTTCGAAGGCAAGGTCGGTGCCTGCACACCTGAATTTATCGAACGCTGGGCTTTTGGTTCCGCGCCTGCTTTCGAGTTATTGGTAGCGGAAACAGACTCCGGTGTGGTCGGCTACTTGGCCTTTTATCGCGCTTTCTCGCTGTTCAAAGGCGGCCCGGTTCTCCTGATCGAAAATGTTTATGTTCGCGAGGCGCTCCGCGGCCAGCGGTTAGGGCGAAAACTGCTCGCCGCCGCCGCCGCCGAAGGCAGGCGTCGAGGCTACATCCGCTTGGAGCTGAACGTGCGCGGGGACAACCCAAAGACTATTGCCTTTTATGAAGGCCTGGGGCTTTTCGCGCCCGGTGAATCCGTGATGCGAAGCGAGGACGCGGCGTTAGCGACGCTGGCAGAGGAGTGTGACCAATGACCCTCTCGATCCGCAAAGCGGAGCCCGGCGATACAGGCGTTATTATGGGCCTCGTTCGAGACTTGGCTGCCTTCGAAGACCTTCTCGACGACGTGCGGGCCACCGAGCAGGATTTTCTCGACACCGGGTTTTCCAGCCATCCGTACTTTGAATGCCTCTTGGCCGAATGGCAGGGAAAAGCTGTTGGATTTGCTCTCTTTTTCCACAATTACTCGACGTTCGAAGGGCGGCCGGGAATTTACCTGGAAGACATTTTCGTCAAGCCGGAGGCCCGAGGTTTAGGCGCGGGTAAAGCGTTATTGGCGCGTATCGCCAAACTTGCGATCGAGCGTGACTGCCGCCGCTTGGATCTGTCAGTGCTGCATTGGAATCCCGCACGCGCCTTTTACGAGTCATTGGAAATGACTCACATGAACGAGTGGTGCGCCTATCGCCTTTCAGGGAACGGTCTCAAAACCCTCGCCGATTCCGACAGAACCTAGCGCCAGTTACAGCGACCTTTGGAGCCTTCCGCACAAACCGTTTTGCCGTCCGTCCAGGTAGCGCCCGACAGATCGGCAAAGGTCAAGTTTGCACCTTCCAGGCGCGCATCAGTCAAGTTGGCACCACGAAGGTTCGCCCGAAACAACATTGCATTCCGCAAATCAGTCCCAACCAACGATGCGTCCGTCAGATCCGCTTTCGTCAGGTCAGCATCCGACAACTTGGCACCGTCGAGCATCGTCCCGATCATCACCGAGTTGACGAATTTGGCCCGATACCCCTCCACCTCGGCAAAGACACTGTTGCTGAGATTCGCCCGCACAAAAGAGGCCTCTCGTACTCTACCGCCGGTGACGTCAAGCCCGCTGAGGTCCAAACCATCCAACGAGCAGCGCTGCCAATTAACCAAAGGCTGTGGCGGGTCCGTGCAGGCCGCTGAAGCATCCCGCGCGTCCAAACCCAAGGCAAGCGCTGCAAACCCCAAAGATAAACACAGGTTCAACAACCACCGATTTCGCATCAGGGTCTTGTCCCTGGAAGCGGTGGCTTGGCAATGGCGCGACCAGCTTCAGCCGGCATTTCAAGAAGGGCATGGTCATTCATGATGGACTGAAGTTCCTCGCATACTTGTTTGGGCATAGGCGCGACCTTGCGCAGATTCATATCCATGTAGAGATGGACCCACTCCATGGTGGCCGCAACGAATCCTTCAGTCTCATGCCGCATGATCGTGATAAAACGAATACGCTTCTCATCAAAACCAAGCAGTTGCACATCACAGACCAGCGGATCGCCGAGATTGACCTCTCGCTGATAGGTAATATGTCCTTCAACACTGAAAATGGAACCCTGCAAGGTCTTGCGTTCCTCAGGGCCAAGGCCGATCCTCTCCAGGAATACATCCGTGGCTTGATCGAAAACTAAGACATAGTACGCAACATTCATGTGACCGTTGTAATCGATCCAATCCGGCGAGACGGTCGTACGGTACAATCTCAACGGTCCTGCTGCCGACATTCAGTTCTCCTCCGTAATGCGCCTTGCTCCAATGTCTCGACGACGATAAAGCAAAGGCTGGAAGGGTCAACGGGCGAGCGTGAGCCGCGGGCAAGGAAGAGGCGACCAACATGGCGGCAGTAAGATGGATGGCGGCCTTGGGACGGCATGGTACGACAGTGCTGTTCGGCTCGATTTTCCTGGGTTTGCTTTTGCCATCGGCGGCCAGCTTTCTTAGACCGACACTGCCCGCTTTCGTTTTTCTGTTGCTCTTCATCTCTTTGTTGCGTGTGGATTGGAGCGCGCTGGGCCAAGTGCTGCGGCGGCCATTCCTGATAAGTGGTTTGGTCGTGGGTTTGATGATTGCAGCCCCCGTCTTAACCTGGGTTCTGTTATTGCCCCTGCCAATTCCCGAAGGGCTGCGTACGGGCATCGTGCTGATGGCTGCCGGACCGCCGATTCTAGGCGCGACGGCAATCGCATTCTTGTTGCGCCTTGATGGCGCCGTGACCTTGGTTGTCTGTCTTTGCTGCACCTTGCTGACGCCGATAACGGTGCCGCCGGTCGCACTCATACTGCTTGGCCTCGACCTCGACATCAGCCTCCTTTCCTTCATGGGGCGCCTTGGAATACTGGTCGGTGTGTCCCTGCTTCTTGCCGTTGCGGTGCGGCGCAAGGTGGGCAGCGTTGTTCTGGCACAGAATCATGAACTGCTGGACGGTCTAGTGGTCCTGTGCATGGTCGGATTTGCAGTTGCCATCATGGAAGGCGTGACAGACACGGCGATGGTCGATCCCCAACGTGTCGCGCTTTGGACCCTGGCCGGTCTTGCCGCCAATCCTCTGTTACAGGTCCTAGGCTACGCAGGAA
It encodes the following:
- a CDS encoding AraC family transcriptional regulator, translated to MLLNNLLDATEVTVEPFAICEVETGAALDLGAHAVPTIHYLLQGSAEISFTQDRRLLLHPGTVAIIPAHWHQHMTARWTDEALTLTGEPIASGVNSNCCRDLDPSWRHHLVLRETHDPLGQEATGQPRTVMACSLLRASFCAGTGLFDYLDEPIIAHALPNDPLGWTLNRLLEELATPRPGSLASARVLLKESLILLLRGHCKEEDCRLPWLAALEDERLARSLLAMTNDPTAPHDLESLAALAGMSRSSFAQRFSDAFGRGAIDLLIELRLKHAAQLLSGSRLPIDRIAQKVGYQSRSYFTRAFQTRFKIAPGAYRRRSRQVAK
- a CDS encoding succinylglutamate desuccinylase/aspartoacylase family protein, yielding MAAEVQKFTLAPAGPGSSRELFALFYGKRNARKKAYIQAAIHADETPALLVAHHLRRLLDQAAGKGRILGQVVLVPFANPIGLSQIVNDELSGRYEVGGKGNFNRNWPDLFAVVEKRLDGLIGEDPVTNQKVFRTAVVTWLNDWKPNSEMETWRKTLLGLAYDADIVLDLHCDDDALMHLFIAPQSWPDAADLAADLGCAAVMTAEDSGGGSFDECFSAPWTKLARAFPDANIPAPPLSATVELRGRPDVDDATAEKDALAIFKALQRRGIIDGEAPPPAKPICDATDLRATEILRAPMAGVVSYKAALGQQIKAGDLIAEIVDPAADTLGRARVPLHAGTNGVLLSKRQHKWVVPGFSIAKIVGEEILEDRVGVLLENR
- a CDS encoding chloride channel protein gives rise to the protein MDEPEDAGMISIADFDLGRRLRRQRRILALRWYRTRRALQSPHLKLFLLSILVGLAGGLAGIGFRLGIDFFQWLALSVRGENLLAAIDAVPWWRILLSPMLGGLIIGLFVYHFMPGRQQPQAVSQVIEASAFRGGRMSSIVGLKAAVVNALSIGCGGSVGREGPVVHLGASIGSFFANRLHLGRAMSRTLLGCGVAAAVAASFNAPIAGVFFALEVVVGHYALSAFAPVVVASVLGTMVSRMYFGDFPAFVLPATREITSFFEFPAFALLGIISAIAAILFMRSIMAVEDTWLRFPKVPSWARPAIGGLAVGCIALVFPQVLGVGYGATDAALSETLPLWLLFALILMKTLATALSLGSGFGGGIFSPSLFLGAMVGGAFGVLATSVFPDLSSGHGAYTIVGMGAVSGAVLGAPISTVLIIFEMTNDYALTIAVMIATAIASIITQQLFGKSFFQWQLERRGISLAGGREVGLLRALEVSGFTDKAVESVDPSTPLAEVRRKLAAAPWSLLAVVDDDERLVGLISFPDLAELAFDSSSDEIMVAQDTMHKAGYLLTARDDLQTAVQAFGASGEVHLPVVFDREEQRFLGFVHEHEVMVAYHRTLQQARREERGEV
- a CDS encoding GNAT family N-acetyltransferase, with translation MTSSPKIRFARREDAAVIADLVTELARFEGKVGACTPEFIERWAFGSAPAFELLVAETDSGVVGYLAFYRAFSLFKGGPVLLIENVYVREALRGQRLGRKLLAAAAAEGRRRGYIRLELNVRGDNPKTIAFYEGLGLFAPGESVMRSEDAALATLAEECDQ
- a CDS encoding GNAT family N-acetyltransferase, coding for MTLSIRKAEPGDTGVIMGLVRDLAAFEDLLDDVRATEQDFLDTGFSSHPYFECLLAEWQGKAVGFALFFHNYSTFEGRPGIYLEDIFVKPEARGLGAGKALLARIAKLAIERDCRRLDLSVLHWNPARAFYESLEMTHMNEWCAYRLSGNGLKTLADSDRT
- a CDS encoding pentapeptide repeat-containing protein, giving the protein MRNRWLLNLCLSLGFAALALGLDARDASAACTDPPQPLVNWQRCSLDGLDLSGLDVTGGRVREASFVRANLSNSVFAEVEGYRAKFVNSVMIGTMLDGAKLSDADLTKADLTDASLVGTDLRNAMLFRANLRGANLTDARLEGANLTFADLSGATWTDGKTVCAEGSKGRCNWR
- a CDS encoding thioesterase family protein, producing MSAAGPLRLYRTTVSPDWIDYNGHMNVAYYVLVFDQATDVFLERIGLGPEERKTLQGSIFSVEGHITYQREVNLGDPLVCDVQLLGFDEKRIRFITIMRHETEGFVAATMEWVHLYMDMNLRKVAPMPKQVCEELQSIMNDHALLEMPAEAGRAIAKPPLPGTRP